AAAATTTCTCACTGGGAGCCGGTTTTTGTCCGCATTCGAAACAACGACGCGCCGGTAATGGCTGGTGGCGTGCTGGTGAAGATGAAGCAGATCCTCAGCTACGCCATGCGTCGCGGCAGGATCAAGAATAACCCCCTGATGCTGCTTTCAATCCCTGACATCGGCCAGGCCCCAAAAAATAAAACGCGGCACTTCAACGATCGGGAGATTGGCCTGTTCTGGAATGCGGTACCGCAAACGGCAATGAGCTATCAGAACAAACTCTTTATGCAGCTGGTGTTTCTGACCGGCTGCCGGGGAGTTGAACTACGCCTGGCTGAAAAAAGAGATTTCGATCTGGAGGGGCAGGTCTGGACGATCAGGGAGGAGAATTCCAAAACCAGAGTGGCGTTCAGGAGAGGGTTATCGAAGCTGGCCACAAACCTGCTCAGGTTTGCTTTCGGGTTGTATCCAGACCTGTCCATCGTGTTCCCGCCGGCCACGATTCACGAAGACAGGCCAATGGCAAAAAGTGTGCTGGTTTCGATGTCAGAGCAGATCGGCGAAGTGATGGGGGTGACCGACTGGAGCACCCACGATCACCGTCGCACGTGTAAAACGAAGATGGCAGAGATGGGAATCATGCCCCATATCTCCGAGAAGATACTGGGGCATAAGCTGACCGGCATGCTGGAGGTTTACGATCAGCACGACTACATCAAAGAGCAGATCGAGGCGGCCGAGATGTGGGCGAAAAAAGTTCAATGCTGCGCTGCTGAGATAAAACCCATTCGGTAACAGAACTGCATAACCTCCTCATAGCGGTAGATTGCCCCTCCTTTGGCCGGTTTAAGCTCCGGCACCTCATCCGGGAAAGGCGTGTTTTTCTGCGCCCACTCCTTCCGCTTGTTGTAAAACGTGCTGCGCGAGATGCCGCCGAGCAGCTGCTGCACGCTCTCGCGATTGATCAGCACCGGTTTAATCGTCATTTCAATGTTGTGCATGGTTGCCTCTTTCGGTAGGTAGTGGGGTTATGCGACCTGCTGGTCGCGGTTGGTGCACAGCTCTGGCAGGTTTGCCCGCACCAGCGCCTCGGCGAACTGCGGCGGCACGGCGTTGCCGCAGCGCGCGACCTGCTTATCCTTCGAATAGGTGTTGCCGCGGTAATCGCGGTCGATGACATACCAGGACGGGAAGCCCTGCGCGGCGTAAAGCTCTTTCGGCTGCAGCATGCGCATGCCGATGTCGACGATCCGGTACGTCACGCCCTCCACCTGAACAAACTCGCTCATGCCGTGCTGGTGCAGGAACTCCGCCGCCAGTGCCGCACGCTCCTCGTCGTAGTCGTGAACCGCCAGGCAGGTGCGCACCTCGCCGACGTGCTGGCCGCCGGCCGTGATGGTTGGCATCGGCTGGTCGGTGCGCTGACCGTCTTTGCAGGTGCCGCGCAGCTTTACCAGGTTGGACGTCACCACTGCGTGGTGATTGCCGGTGGTAACCGTATGCGCTGGCTGGTCAGCAGCGCCGCCCGGGTGGCCGGTGTTGTTGACCAGCAGCTGCGCCGTCACCAGTGCGTGGTGATCCGTGGTGGTGACCGTGTGGGCCGGGCCGTCCAGCGGCGCGCCGGGGCCGGTGTAGTTCCCGCCGAAGTGTTTGGCCAGAAACGCGCTGGCGATCGCAAACTTATTGCCGCCGGCGGTGACCGTTCCAACTGGCTTATGGATGTCCAGCACCCGCGGTGCCTGTCCCTCGCGTTCGCCATAACCCATCTGGATCAGCGTCGGGCTCACCAGCTGGCTTTTACCTCCACCGCCAGCGGTAATGGTGCCGCTGGGCTGATCCACCGCGTGACCGATGCTGCTGCCGAACTGCCGGGCAATGAACGGTGACAGATGCGCCTCAACCATTCCCAGCGCGTGGCCGTTGCCGCCTGGTCGCGCTGACGTGCCGGCGGTTACCGTCGGCAGAGGCTCGGTAACTTCCTGGCCGGTGGCCACGGTACGGAATTTGGTGATGTGCGGCGTAACGACCGCATAGCCGTGCTTACGGGTGATCGTCTGCAGCGGGGTATTGAGCGCCTGGCCCCGGAAGCAGTCGTAACTACCTTTGCTGGTGGTGTGGTTACACTTCACGATAAACGGCGTCGGGTTGTCGATCACGAAGCGCTGGATGCCGCGAGCGATACGCCGCATGGTGTTCTCCGCCAGCGACTTCTTACGGCCAAAGATGGACGGGCAGGGGATTTCCCAGTCGATGCACTCCGCCGCAGTGCGCCAGGGTTTGAGCTGGCCGCTCTGCACTGCCAGGCTTTTTGGATCGCCGTGGGTAGCGTCCGGCCAAACCACCGGCCGCCCGTCGCAGCGCATCACCATGAAAAAGCGTTTGCGGATCGTCGGCGCGCCGTAATCGCACGCGCGCAGCTCGCGGTGTTCGACGGTGTAACCAAGCCCGGCGGTCAGCCGCTGCGCATCCGGTCCGTTCCGGTCAATCTGCAGGAAGTCGCACGCCTCATCGAGCGCCAGGTGATCAGCTGGTACGCCGGTGCTGAGCATCCCGACGAAGGCAGCGAAGGTTTCACCAGCGCGCGCCGGGTCTGGCCGATCCTCATCTGCCAGCAGCGGCCCCCAGGTTTTAAATTCCTCCACGTTCTCCAGCATCATTGACCGGGGCCGGGTAGCCAGCGCCCAGCGCAGGACGATCCACGCCAGCCCTCTGATCTCCTTTTTCACCGGGGTGCTGCCTTTGGCCTTGCTGAAGTGCCGGCAGTCGGGCGAGAACCAGGCTAGCGCAACCGGCGCGCCGGCGGTGGCCGCCACCGGATTGATGTCAAAGACCGATTCGCAGTAGTGCAGCGTCTCCGGGTGATTGGTGCTGTGCATGGCGATCGCATTTGGGTCGTGGTTGATGGCGATATCCACGCTGCGGCCAGTTGCTGCCTCAATGCCGGTGCTGGCACCGCCGCCGCCGGCGAAGTTGTCGACGATAATTTCTCTCATACTGGAATGTTCCCGAAAGTGTTGGTGAGGGCCTGCGCGGTAGCGATGATTACGCCGGATGGCGCGCGCTCGAGCAGCAGGGTGTTGATGTGGTGCTTCACTTTGCGTTGGTGCTCCGGCTCCAGATCGGCAAGATGCTCAATTTGTCCGGCCAGGCGGTTGACTTCGATCGGCCACACGTCATTCTCCGCTGCTGGCGCTGCTGGCGCTGCTGGCGCTGCTGGCGCTGCTGGCGCTGCTGGCGCTGCTGGCGCTGCTGGCGCTGCTGGCGCTGCTGGCGCTGCTGGCGCTGCTGGCGCTGCTGGCGCTGCTGGCGCTGCTGGCGCTGCTGGCTGACTGCAGGAGGCACACAACTCTGCAGGCGGTGAAGGAGTGGCTGCCGCCGGTGGGTGCAGTCGCGCCGCCGCCAGCTCAATCTGCCGAATGAGCACCGCGCCGCGCTCCTCCAGCTCGTCGCGGCTGGTGTAGCCGAACCGTTCGCCCCGCCAGGTCTTATCGAACACGGCGATCGCCGCGCCGAATCCTGCTGATGATTCCGACGGCTGGCCGGGCGCTGGCCGGTACCACTCCGGCAGGTCAAAGCTGATGCGCCCGCGGATAAACGAAACGTGATCCGCATTCTCCGGCCACCACACCTCGCCGGTGGCGGCCTTAATCAGAAACACGTACCGGCCGCCCAGTTCGCGCATCGCCAGCGTGTGGGCCATGATTTGCCGCATTCCGGTGATGTACTGGCCGTCGTGCTGGCTGGCGCGGGAATAGGGCGGGTTGGCATAGGCCGCACCGTGCAACTCCGCCAGGCGGGCGCTCCAGTCCTGCGTCAGCGCGTTATCCTCGGCGCTGTAGAACGCCTCGCATTTGGCGTTGCTGGCGTCGGCGAACAGATCGAGCACGAACGGGCCGAACATCGCGTTGATGCCCCACCAGAGCGCTTTCGGCGATCGCCACTGGTCGCCGACTTCCTTCAGCTTGTGCGTGGGTGCTGCGCGCAGGGCGGCCAGCGCCGCGCAGTATGGGTTTACTGCTGGTTCAGTCATGGGTGGGATAGCTCCGCGATGATTAACGTCTGGTTCGGGTTGAGGAAGTGAAAGGGCTAAAATCTCCTGCAGTGGCTCGGATGCCTGACCGGCCACCCACTCGCTGACGGATGGAGGAAAAACTCTCTCGATCGCTGCACGCATTACAGCTGTGCGCGTCAGCTTGTCTTTGATTTCGGGGAAACGCTTTTCGGTGAGCGGTACGTTGACCGCTACATTGGTAGAATCAGCACTGGCGAACGGGTAACGGCTCAGTACCCGGACGTCCAGCATGCGCAGGCCGTGGATTTTCACACTGAGCTGCCGGTTTACGTAAAGCTCCCTGAACACCTCATCCATGCGCTGCTGCCAGGCTCTGGTGCGAATTATCCGGTGAGGTCCGCAGCAGCCAATCGCCACGCGGTGAAACCGCTGACAGAGGCGTAGGAGGCGCTCTATGCTTTCGTCCGAATGCCACACCGGTACTGCTTTATCCATTAGCCAGTGGGGCACCTGCTCAATCAGAGAGTCATTTTCTGACTCGCTACCCTCAATAACGTCCGGGATAATGAACCACTCGATCCGACTGAACCAACCGCCGACAAAATCGTAGTAAGCGGCCCAGTGCTTTTGCCACCACTCAGCATCCGGTTGCCTGTTGTCATTTCCGGCCTTGCGCCATGTTGAAAACGCGCCGTTATCCAGCACCAATTTGCAGTCAATAGCGGCGATTTTCTTAATTTGGTCGGGGCGAGCGTAGGAGATGAGTGAACAGCCATTGCGGTAAAGAGCCTTTATTAAATCGTCAGAGGGCGTTTCCCTGTCGCCCCATATGGGGCCGCCGTGCCAGTGCACTGACATTGAGACCTCTCATAAACGCTTAATAGTGTGATCGGTAATCGTATTGAATCCCCGGTGGTCAGTGCTTCGACCTGCGGGAAATGGTGATCTGGTAGTAGGAGCAAAAGTCTAAAACGTAGGGGCACTCTGCTGGCGCTTCGGTCTCGTTTACGACGTCACACCCGCCGGCATGGAGGCAGTTGCACTGCATGCAGCTGAGCCGGTTTTCAAAGCAGTTCTTCGCCATGTGGTAGCCATTGCAGCCGCCACCTCCGAACCGGTGCGGAAAGTCATACGCGGGACAGTTGCATGTAACCTGCCTGCCGTCCCAGTACGCTTTCCCGCATGAGTTTGTGTTTTCATGACCTGGCCTTAATGGAGATAAATCTCCGCAGTTAACGCCGCGATAAGCAGCAGGATCAGCACGGCAGCCGGGCGGATGCTGGCATAGAAGATTTGGTGGCGGGAGATGTGCCGCCGGAGTCTGGTTTTCATGGGGGTCAGAATAAAAACGCCAAACGTCGGCTTTGAGGATAGGGTTGCGATGTTC
This portion of the Erwinia sp. E602 genome encodes:
- a CDS encoding site-specific integrase → MALNDTKLRKIAGKPYDGPLEMPDGGGLSVRISPKGVITFQLRYRIGGNLKRLKIGRYGDISLRDARDTAEEYRKIVAEGRDPGVVKLMQLHETITSPTVKVLVDEWLSSPAAMLLVKHAYWKRALTRHVTSHVGKMIAEEMKISHWEPVFVRIRNNDAPVMAGGVLVKMKQILSYAMRRGRIKNNPLMLLSIPDIGQAPKNKTRHFNDREIGLFWNAVPQTAMSYQNKLFMQLVFLTGCRGVELRLAEKRDFDLEGQVWTIREENSKTRVAFRRGLSKLATNLLRFAFGLYPDLSIVFPPATIHEDRPMAKSVLVSMSEQIGEVMGVTDWSTHDHRRTCKTKMAEMGIMPHISEKILGHKLTGMLEVYDQHDYIKEQIEAAEMWAKKVQCCAAEIKPIR
- a CDS encoding helix-turn-helix domain-containing protein; this encodes MHNIEMTIKPVLINRESVQQLLGGISRSTFYNKRKEWAQKNTPFPDEVPELKPAKGGAIYRYEEVMQFCYRMGFISAAQH
- a CDS encoding DNA cytosine methyltransferase — protein: MREIIVDNFAGGGGASTGIEAATGRSVDIAINHDPNAIAMHSTNHPETLHYCESVFDINPVAATAGAPVALAWFSPDCRHFSKAKGSTPVKKEIRGLAWIVLRWALATRPRSMMLENVEEFKTWGPLLADEDRPDPARAGETFAAFVGMLSTGVPADHLALDEACDFLQIDRNGPDAQRLTAGLGYTVEHRELRACDYGAPTIRKRFFMVMRCDGRPVVWPDATHGDPKSLAVQSGQLKPWRTAAECIDWEIPCPSIFGRKKSLAENTMRRIARGIQRFVIDNPTPFIVKCNHTTSKGSYDCFRGQALNTPLQTITRKHGYAVVTPHITKFRTVATGQEVTEPLPTVTAGTSARPGGNGHALGMVEAHLSPFIARQFGSSIGHAVDQPSGTITAGGGGKSQLVSPTLIQMGYGEREGQAPRVLDIHKPVGTVTAGGNKFAIASAFLAKHFGGNYTGPGAPLDGPAHTVTTTDHHALVTAQLLVNNTGHPGGAADQPAHTVTTGNHHAVVTSNLVKLRGTCKDGQRTDQPMPTITAGGQHVGEVRTCLAVHDYDEERAALAAEFLHQHGMSEFVQVEGVTYRIVDIGMRMLQPKELYAAQGFPSWYVIDRDYRGNTYSKDKQVARCGNAVPPQFAEALVRANLPELCTNRDQQVA
- a CDS encoding phage N-6-adenine-methyltransferase; translated protein: MTEPAVNPYCAALAALRAAPTHKLKEVGDQWRSPKALWWGINAMFGPFVLDLFADASNAKCEAFYSAEDNALTQDWSARLAELHGAAYANPPYSRASQHDGQYITGMRQIMAHTLAMRELGGRYVFLIKAATGEVWWPENADHVSFIRGRISFDLPEWYRPAPGQPSESSAGFGAAIAVFDKTWRGERFGYTSRDELEERGAVLIRQIELAAARLHPPAAATPSPPAELCASCSQPAAPAAPAAPAAPAAPAAPAAPAAPAAPAAPAAPAAPAAPAAPAAPAAENDVWPIEVNRLAGQIEHLADLEPEHQRKVKHHINTLLLERAPSGVIIATAQALTNTFGNIPV